One window from the genome of Phycisphaerales bacterium encodes:
- a CDS encoding cupin domain-containing protein, which translates to MVTAKNPLTEPGNGNAGHTLNVLGVPTQVLLTAHQTHGACSAFKITVPPGFVNPPHVHWFEDETFFVLSGELEVTVGSMPSTVHAGQAAFGPRRVIHGFANRSDSPAVAIVHAAPGGLERFVEACHAAFPEGVQVDPVALVSLIERHGMSVA; encoded by the coding sequence GTGGTCACCGCCAAGAACCCCTTGACCGAGCCAGGCAATGGCAACGCCGGGCACACGCTCAACGTGCTGGGCGTGCCGACCCAAGTGTTGTTGACCGCCCACCAGACGCATGGCGCCTGCAGCGCATTCAAGATCACCGTCCCCCCGGGCTTCGTGAATCCGCCGCACGTGCACTGGTTCGAGGACGAAACCTTCTTCGTCCTCTCGGGCGAACTGGAAGTGACCGTGGGCTCGATGCCTTCGACCGTCCACGCCGGCCAGGCCGCGTTCGGCCCGCGTCGCGTCATCCACGGCTTCGCAAACCGATCCGATTCGCCGGCCGTCGCCATCGTCCACGCCGCGCCGGGAGGGCTCGAGCGGTTCGTCGAGGCCTGCCACGCGGCCTTTCCCGAGGGCGTGCAGGTCGACCCCGTCGCGCTGGTGTCGCTCATCGAGCGTCACGGCATGAGCGTGGCCTAG
- a CDS encoding FG-GAP-like repeat-containing protein, with protein sequence MRRFPLAVLLAALSGHATAFAQFAEPGVIVHQEFTGAGQFGWAVSELTDIDGDGAMEAVVCAPTAPGGGRVVVYSGRTGDVLMDLAPDGPGEAFGWAAADAGDVDGDGVHDVIVGAPGRGANAGAVYVFSGAAATRGDLIRRVDSINGIERFGSAVSWLGDVDGEGLGEVVVGAPTSDVSDPTDPMSNDGRAYVLRGLDGSPLHTIDGSAPGATMGAGLGGLNDIDGDGVRDVAVGSSGASRADVFSGATGMPILGPLEPTERAASFGTFFTGPAGDTNADGTPDVYVGDFSGGTGGHFYVYSGVDGSVLLDVSAATPGVGFGLGCGRGAGDVDGDGHDDVISGSYLGNQATVFSGRTGEVIRFISYTRPASQFGFDAVGIGDVTGDGRIDFLVGAALGNRALIISGLVCTADLDGDGELTIFDFLEFQNRFDAGDFIADFDGDGDLTIFDFLAFQNAFDAGCA encoded by the coding sequence ATGCGCCGCTTCCCCCTCGCCGTCTTGCTCGCCGCTCTCTCGGGTCATGCGACCGCGTTCGCCCAGTTCGCCGAGCCGGGCGTGATCGTGCACCAGGAGTTCACCGGGGCCGGCCAGTTCGGCTGGGCGGTCTCCGAGCTCACCGACATCGACGGTGATGGCGCGATGGAGGCGGTCGTGTGCGCCCCGACCGCCCCCGGCGGCGGGCGCGTCGTGGTCTACAGCGGTCGCACCGGCGACGTGCTGATGGACCTGGCTCCCGATGGGCCGGGCGAGGCGTTCGGCTGGGCGGCGGCCGACGCGGGCGACGTTGATGGCGATGGCGTGCACGACGTGATCGTCGGTGCGCCGGGCCGTGGTGCCAACGCCGGAGCCGTCTACGTGTTCTCGGGTGCCGCGGCGACGCGGGGTGATCTCATCCGTCGCGTCGACAGCATCAATGGGATCGAACGCTTCGGCTCGGCCGTCTCGTGGCTCGGAGACGTCGATGGGGAGGGGCTGGGCGAGGTGGTCGTTGGCGCGCCGACGAGCGACGTGAGCGATCCGACGGACCCGATGTCGAACGACGGCCGCGCCTACGTGCTCCGCGGGCTCGATGGCTCGCCGCTCCACACGATCGATGGCTCCGCTCCCGGGGCGACGATGGGTGCGGGCCTTGGCGGACTGAACGACATCGACGGTGACGGCGTGCGCGACGTTGCCGTCGGCTCGAGCGGTGCGTCCCGGGCCGACGTGTTCTCGGGCGCGACCGGCATGCCGATCCTCGGTCCGCTGGAGCCGACCGAGCGCGCCGCGTCGTTCGGCACGTTCTTCACCGGGCCGGCGGGAGATACCAACGCCGACGGCACGCCCGACGTCTATGTGGGCGACTTCAGCGGCGGCACGGGCGGGCACTTCTATGTGTATAGTGGCGTCGATGGCTCGGTGCTGCTGGACGTGTCGGCAGCGACGCCCGGCGTGGGCTTCGGCCTGGGCTGCGGCCGGGGCGCGGGCGACGTCGACGGCGACGGCCACGACGACGTCATCAGCGGCTCGTACCTGGGCAACCAGGCGACGGTGTTCTCCGGGCGCACGGGCGAGGTCATCCGGTTCATCAGCTACACGAGGCCGGCCTCGCAGTTCGGCTTCGACGCCGTGGGCATCGGCGACGTCACGGGAGACGGACGGATCGACTTCCTCGTTGGCGCGGCCCTCGGCAACCGGGCGTTGATCATCAGCGGGCTGGTGTGCACGGCCGACCTCGACGGCGACGGCGAGCTGACGATCTTCGACTTCCTCGAGTTCCAGAATCGCTTCGACGCCGGGGATTTCATCGCCGACTTTGATGGCGACGGCGACCTGACGATCTTCGACTTCCTGGCGTTCCAGAACGCTTTCGACGCGGGCTGCGCGTAG
- a CDS encoding NAD(P)H-dependent oxidoreductase: MHALIVHAHHEPESFNGAMTARATSELEAAGHAVTVSDLYALGFDPVSDRRNFSTTADAGYLKQQREEQHASEHDGFAPDVSAEMDKLEACDLVIFQFPLWWFGMPAILKGWVDRVLAMGRMYGGGRWYDTGKLLGKRAMVAMTTGGPGSMYAPPEGYESLNPTLDTILAPVHHGIFWFTGMRVLEPFVAWAPAHLNDDQRAAALDAYAAHLREQLAQEGAPPPVAAEFPPPKFIRQRESTP, translated from the coding sequence ATGCACGCCTTGATCGTTCACGCCCACCACGAACCCGAGAGCTTCAACGGCGCCATGACGGCCCGGGCGACCAGCGAACTCGAGGCCGCGGGCCATGCGGTCACGGTCAGTGATCTCTACGCCTTGGGCTTCGACCCGGTCAGCGACCGCCGCAACTTCTCGACGACCGCCGACGCTGGCTATCTCAAGCAGCAGCGCGAGGAGCAGCACGCGTCGGAGCACGACGGCTTTGCGCCCGACGTGTCCGCCGAGATGGACAAGCTCGAGGCCTGCGACCTCGTGATCTTTCAATTCCCACTCTGGTGGTTCGGAATGCCGGCCATCCTCAAGGGCTGGGTCGACCGCGTCCTTGCGATGGGCCGCATGTACGGTGGCGGTCGTTGGTATGACACGGGCAAGCTGCTGGGCAAGCGCGCGATGGTCGCGATGACCACGGGCGGACCCGGGTCGATGTACGCACCGCCCGAGGGATACGAAAGCCTGAACCCAACGCTCGATACCATCCTGGCACCCGTCCACCACGGTATCTTCTGGTTTACCGGCATGCGCGTGCTCGAGCCGTTCGTGGCGTGGGCCCCGGCCCACCTGAACGACGACCAGCGAGCCGCCGCGCTCGATGCCTATGCCGCGCACCTTCGGGAGCAACTCGCTCAAGAGGGTGCACCGCCGCCGGTCGCCGCGGAGTTCCCGCCGCCGAAGTTCATACGCCAGCGGGAGTCGACCCCCTAA
- the ricT gene encoding regulatory iron-sulfur-containing complex subunit RicT, translating into MPIVPLPQFEQDLAEYTEEQDRLAREKLTPPKTVVCRFGAMKLIGEFRYTLEATPGCGSKLIARTFRGTEMGEMLTSTCPNSGCGKSISRKEMLQYIEQSGGRDFPFYDKGRILRVATHEDLDAQAALEQSAHELKLRARTVADEIGVSIRIVQAEPILGGETLTYYYLAEQQGDNLPGQQKGAGNHGSHGHRGRDPRLQAGDLRDALQKEANSSGTGGPRVEVRPVGARDEARLTADYERCGQHCCCKNFLKVLKPVPMRAAKQQKATLDPLKISGRCGRLMCCLRYEDESYRELAARLPHRKTLVGTSEGAGLVLDTQILTQLVLVKLDFDGREIAVPLEELIDPADAPDPAAKVVAPPPPPARQRRERGDKDESARTDAPARKKKRRRKKKPTGDAGAPTPETPRRDAPAADGESSPGRKKKRRKRRRKKPGGEGGPGSHPSDPAAPGGD; encoded by the coding sequence ATGCCCATCGTTCCGCTGCCACAGTTCGAGCAGGACCTCGCCGAGTACACCGAGGAACAGGACCGCCTGGCGCGTGAGAAGCTCACGCCGCCCAAGACGGTCGTCTGCCGCTTCGGCGCGATGAAGCTCATCGGCGAGTTCCGCTACACGCTCGAGGCCACCCCCGGCTGCGGCAGCAAGCTCATCGCCCGAACTTTTCGAGGCACCGAGATGGGCGAGATGCTCACCAGCACCTGCCCCAACAGCGGCTGCGGCAAGAGCATCTCCCGAAAAGAGATGCTCCAGTACATCGAGCAGTCGGGCGGCCGCGACTTCCCGTTCTACGACAAGGGCCGCATCCTCCGCGTCGCCACGCACGAGGACCTGGACGCCCAGGCCGCGCTGGAGCAATCCGCCCACGAGCTCAAGCTCCGCGCCCGCACGGTGGCCGACGAGATCGGCGTCAGCATCCGCATCGTGCAGGCCGAGCCCATCCTCGGCGGCGAGACGCTCACGTACTACTACCTTGCCGAACAGCAGGGCGACAACCTGCCCGGCCAGCAGAAGGGCGCCGGCAATCACGGCAGTCACGGCCACCGCGGCCGCGACCCACGCCTGCAGGCCGGCGACCTGCGCGACGCGCTGCAGAAAGAGGCGAACTCGTCGGGCACGGGCGGCCCCCGCGTCGAGGTCCGCCCCGTCGGCGCCCGCGACGAGGCGAGGCTCACCGCCGACTACGAGCGCTGCGGCCAGCACTGCTGCTGCAAGAACTTCCTGAAGGTCTTGAAGCCCGTCCCCATGCGCGCCGCCAAGCAGCAGAAGGCAACATTGGACCCCCTCAAGATCTCCGGCCGCTGCGGCCGGCTCATGTGCTGCCTGCGCTACGAGGACGAGAGTTATCGCGAGCTCGCGGCACGCCTGCCCCACCGCAAGACGCTCGTCGGCACCAGCGAGGGCGCCGGGCTCGTGCTGGACACCCAGATCCTGACGCAGCTCGTCCTGGTCAAGCTCGACTTCGACGGCCGCGAGATCGCCGTGCCGCTCGAGGAGCTCATCGACCCCGCCGACGCCCCCGATCCCGCGGCCAAGGTCGTCGCGCCCCCACCGCCGCCCGCACGCCAACGCCGCGAACGCGGCGACAAGGACGAGTCGGCACGCACCGACGCCCCCGCCCGCAAGAAGAAGCGCCGCCGCAAGAAGAAGCCGACCGGCGACGCCGGCGCCCCCACGCCGGAGACACCACGCCGCGATGCGCCCGCCGCCGACGGTGAGTCTTCCCCCGGCCGCAAGAAGAAGCGCCGCAAGCGCCGGCGGAAGAAGCCAGGCGGTGAAGGCGGCCCGGGTAGTCATCCCAGCGACCCTGCCGCTCCCGGCGGCGACTGA
- a CDS encoding 5-formyltetrahydrofolate cyclo-ligase encodes MSTHALAPSPKIGKRMRDEPTTNDQSHSELSAEKSALRTKMRHAMETMPAAEAQLKAEALAERALAWAPMARARRVMIYLSMSGEASTGALIDRLLEAGVEVAGPRIDWDSRTITPALIADPMSDVVEGNLGVPEPAPSAAGVPLNTIDVVLVPALAYDLRGFRLGRGAGFYDRLLADPRRTGLSLGFGLEAQLAPRVPTEPHDARLDALATERRLLEFNGPRIAAVLESEAGPGPR; translated from the coding sequence GTGAGCACCCACGCCCTCGCACCAAGCCCAAAGATCGGCAAGCGCATGCGCGACGAGCCAACCACCAACGATCAGTCCCACTCCGAACTCTCGGCCGAGAAGTCGGCGCTGCGGACCAAGATGCGCCACGCGATGGAGACCATGCCCGCCGCCGAGGCGCAGCTGAAGGCCGAGGCGCTGGCCGAGCGTGCCCTGGCGTGGGCGCCCATGGCCCGGGCCCGCCGCGTGATGATCTATCTCTCGATGTCCGGAGAGGCAAGCACCGGCGCGCTCATCGACCGCCTGCTCGAAGCGGGCGTCGAGGTCGCCGGCCCACGCATCGACTGGGACAGCCGCACGATCACGCCCGCCCTCATCGCAGACCCGATGTCCGACGTGGTCGAGGGCAACCTGGGCGTGCCCGAGCCGGCGCCCAGCGCCGCCGGCGTGCCGCTTAACACCATCGACGTCGTGCTCGTGCCCGCGTTGGCCTACGACCTGCGCGGCTTCCGCCTCGGCCGCGGCGCGGGGTTCTACGATCGGCTCCTGGCCGATCCGCGGCGCACCGGCCTTTCGCTCGGATTCGGGCTCGAGGCCCAGCTCGCCCCGAGGGTGCCAACCGAGCCGCACGACGCCAGGCTCGACGCCCTCGCCACCGAGCGGCGCTTGCTCGAGTTCAATGGCCCGCGGATCGCCGCGGTGCTGGAGTCGGAAGCCGGGCCCGGACCGCGATAG
- a CDS encoding S26 family signal peptidase, translated as MAATPAKHPTTPSRESGRFSIRETFSSIIIAFAMAFVFRAFVIEAFVIPTGSMAPTLLGEHVEIVSDQTGTRWQVGPWTQGGPDGTERVSRYTVHDPMTASNPPALVESVSAARSPAYQIDAEVERLRAGDRILVLKYLPILFEPQRFDVVVFKNPTEPTVNYIKRLTGLPGEQLAIVDGDVFTRSLPSTPGESSFSPPSDADRDQEGGTWAMDGWAIARKPEHAQRAVWMPVHDTVRAPVDPVRDGFTWYRPPWVARSADGQSLRGWDGLDSMTPEHTQAGSTRLEWDAEAWPIVDYYPYNERYRRAGESLRALVPPTFGVGDVRVRMGVEPVGQGLESMDIRIDAREHAFRAQIAGGVARIEMRPIESDASAWTVLDEAEVSQPAADTVTDVEFWHADQALWLFVGGERVAYATYDWGPIERFELATSQPLDAQGPIVPSPDAYRSARPSISLVGPVKLHRLGVDRDLYYQTTRGGSQLPVRGSHPSLDLAVLDKNQFFVCGDNSASSQDSRLLGDASPWVSPLGAPAGIVPGELMLGRAFFVYFPAVERVGPVPVPGFGRLRFIW; from the coding sequence ATGGCAGCCACCCCAGCCAAGCACCCAACCACGCCGAGTCGCGAGTCGGGCCGATTCTCCATCCGCGAGACCTTCAGCTCCATCATCATCGCCTTCGCGATGGCGTTCGTCTTCCGCGCGTTCGTCATCGAGGCCTTCGTCATCCCCACCGGCTCGATGGCCCCCACCCTGCTGGGCGAGCACGTCGAGATCGTCAGCGACCAGACGGGCACGCGCTGGCAGGTCGGGCCGTGGACGCAAGGGGGCCCGGACGGGACTGAACGCGTCAGCCGCTACACCGTGCACGACCCCATGACCGCCAGCAACCCGCCGGCGCTCGTCGAGAGCGTCAGCGCCGCCCGCAGCCCGGCCTACCAGATCGACGCCGAGGTCGAGCGGCTCCGCGCGGGCGACCGCATCCTCGTGCTCAAGTACCTGCCCATCCTCTTCGAGCCGCAGCGCTTCGACGTCGTCGTCTTCAAGAACCCGACCGAGCCGACCGTCAACTACATCAAGCGGCTGACCGGCCTGCCCGGCGAGCAGCTCGCCATCGTCGACGGCGACGTCTTCACGCGGTCGCTGCCGAGCACGCCCGGCGAGTCGAGTTTTTCCCCTCCCTCGGACGCCGACCGCGACCAGGAGGGCGGCACCTGGGCCATGGACGGCTGGGCCATCGCACGCAAGCCCGAGCATGCGCAACGAGCCGTGTGGATGCCGGTGCACGACACCGTCCGAGCGCCCGTCGACCCGGTCCGCGATGGCTTCACCTGGTACCGCCCGCCGTGGGTCGCCCGCTCGGCCGACGGCCAGTCGCTGCGGGGCTGGGATGGGCTCGACTCCATGACGCCCGAGCACACGCAGGCCGGCAGCACGCGGCTCGAGTGGGACGCAGAAGCCTGGCCCATCGTCGATTACTACCCCTACAACGAGCGATACCGCCGCGCGGGCGAGTCGCTGCGAGCGCTCGTGCCGCCAACCTTCGGCGTGGGCGACGTCCGCGTACGCATGGGCGTCGAGCCGGTCGGCCAGGGCCTCGAGAGCATGGACATCCGCATCGATGCGCGCGAGCACGCGTTCCGCGCGCAGATCGCCGGCGGCGTGGCCCGCATCGAGATGCGACCGATCGAGTCCGACGCCTCCGCATGGACGGTGCTCGACGAGGCCGAGGTCAGCCAGCCCGCCGCCGACACGGTCACCGACGTCGAGTTCTGGCACGCCGACCAGGCCCTGTGGCTCTTCGTCGGCGGCGAGCGCGTGGCCTACGCCACCTACGACTGGGGTCCCATCGAACGCTTCGAGCTGGCAACCAGCCAGCCGCTCGACGCGCAGGGCCCCATCGTGCCCTCGCCCGATGCCTACCGCTCGGCTCGCCCTTCCATCTCGCTGGTCGGCCCCGTGAAGCTGCACCGGCTCGGCGTCGATCGGGACCTCTACTACCAGACGACGCGCGGCGGCAGCCAGCTCCCCGTCCGCGGCAGCCACCCCTCCCTCGACCTGGCCGTCTTGGACAAAAACCAGTTCTTCGTCTGCGGAGACAACTCCGCCAGCAGCCAGGACAGCCGCCTGCTGGGCGACGCCAGCCCCTGGGTTTCCCCGCTGGGTGCACCGGCCGGCATCGTTCCGGGTGAGCTCATGCTCGGGCGGGCGTTCTTCGTCTACTTCCCGGCGGTCGAGCGTGTCGGCCCCGTCCCCGTGCCCGGCTTCGGGCGGCTCCGATTTATCTGGTAG
- a CDS encoding integrin alpha has product MSWGQSEPVREPFPAILDLRELDGHTGFVVNGEFSRDGFGRSATGAGDVNGDGLDDLLFGSPFASPQGRYRAGQAFVLFGRDSTAGALFPPSIDGAMLAGEDGFRLFGITRFAGSNARGVGDINGDGLDDFALSEGVSVYVVFGRDTGFPDTLDLASFSSEDGFRVETQASRLAGLGDINGDGIPDVAVGSLYADPDGRIDAGSCYIIFGRNTATQGPFPDVLDVQSLDGEIGFRIDGAEAGDQLGLGLAFGGDLNDDGIDDLLLGAFRASPDGRDRAGEAYIVFGRDSSASGAFPAALSLAELAAGDGVRMPGALANDGAGLSVGLAGDLNGDRIDDAIIGASNALIDGRGRPGVAYVVYGRAESAGGLPPQIELADLDGTQGFVMLGVADRDRTGFAAVAVGDINGDGVGDVGIGAFYANLTDPYSPAAGKAFVVFGRGSDAPRPFPARLDLGDLDGRDGFTAQSWESLDTCGIDIGAAGDVNGDGFDDLVIGADRTNLGGASLPGRAFVVFGRDTCLADLDLDGQATIFDFLAFQNLFDAGDPKADFDGDGNFTVFDFLLFQNAFDAGCR; this is encoded by the coding sequence ATGTCGTGGGGCCAGAGCGAACCCGTCCGCGAGCCGTTCCCAGCGATACTCGACCTGCGCGAGCTCGACGGTCACACCGGGTTCGTCGTAAACGGGGAGTTCAGTCGCGATGGTTTCGGACGATCTGCCACGGGCGCGGGCGATGTGAACGGCGACGGCCTCGATGATCTGCTCTTCGGCAGCCCGTTCGCCAGCCCTCAAGGCCGGTATCGCGCCGGCCAGGCATTTGTGCTCTTCGGACGCGACTCGACCGCAGGCGCGTTGTTCCCGCCAAGCATTGATGGCGCCATGCTTGCTGGTGAAGACGGCTTCCGTCTGTTCGGAATTACACGCTTCGCAGGAAGCAACGCGCGAGGTGTCGGCGACATCAATGGCGACGGGCTCGATGACTTCGCCTTGTCCGAAGGTGTCTCCGTGTACGTGGTATTCGGTCGCGACACGGGCTTCCCGGACACGCTCGACCTCGCTTCGTTCTCGAGCGAGGACGGATTCCGCGTGGAAACCCAAGCCTCTCGTCTGGCCGGTCTCGGTGACATCAACGGTGATGGCATACCCGACGTTGCCGTCGGCTCCCTTTATGCCGATCCCGATGGCCGCATCGACGCCGGGAGTTGCTACATCATTTTTGGCCGCAACACAGCAACGCAGGGCCCGTTCCCCGATGTGCTCGACGTCCAGTCCCTGGACGGCGAGATCGGTTTCCGCATCGACGGCGCCGAAGCGGGCGACCAACTGGGGTTGGGGTTGGCCTTCGGCGGCGACTTGAACGACGACGGCATCGACGACCTCTTGCTAGGGGCGTTTCGTGCATCACCAGATGGTCGCGATAGGGCGGGCGAAGCATACATCGTGTTTGGTCGCGACAGCTCCGCCAGCGGGGCGTTCCCTGCGGCTCTTTCGCTTGCCGAACTCGCGGCTGGCGATGGGGTGCGCATGCCCGGTGCATTGGCAAACGACGGCGCCGGTCTAAGCGTGGGTCTTGCGGGAGATCTCAATGGTGATCGCATCGACGATGCGATCATCGGAGCCAGCAACGCCCTGATCGACGGCCGCGGCCGCCCCGGTGTCGCCTACGTGGTGTACGGTCGAGCCGAATCTGCGGGCGGCTTGCCACCGCAGATCGAGCTGGCAGACCTCGACGGTACGCAAGGCTTTGTGATGCTTGGCGTCGCCGATCGCGATAGGACGGGCTTTGCAGCTGTCGCCGTGGGCGACATCAATGGCGATGGCGTGGGCGACGTGGGCATTGGCGCGTTCTATGCCAATCTAACGGACCCCTATTCGCCAGCCGCCGGGAAGGCCTTCGTGGTCTTTGGTCGTGGATCGGATGCCCCCCGTCCGTTTCCCGCCCGCCTCGATCTCGGAGATCTGGATGGGCGCGATGGCTTCACCGCCCAATCATGGGAGTCGCTGGACACGTGCGGCATCGACATTGGCGCCGCAGGCGATGTCAATGGCGATGGCTTCGATGACCTTGTGATCGGGGCCGATCGAACCAACCTTGGTGGCGCTTCCTTACCGGGGCGCGCCTTTGTAGTCTTCGGCCGCGACACCTGCCTTGCGGATCTCGACCTGGATGGCCAGGCAACGATCTTCGACTTCCTCGCGTTCCAAAACCTGTTCGACGCCGGTGACCCCAAGGCCGACTTTGACGGAGACGGCAACTTTACCGTCTTCGACTTCCTGCTTTTCCAGAACGCCTTCGACGCCGGTTGTCGTTAA
- a CDS encoding TIGR00266 family protein yields MPTSPDIIDYTIIGDDMQAVIVTLDPGEAMVAEAGAMMYLEPDIEMATQLSMKEGGGLLGKLFEAGKRTVTGESFFITFFHNHGSQRRDCAFAAPYPGHVVPIELGEHGGTLICQKDAFLCAARGVNVDIAFQKRIGVGFFGGEGFIMQKLSSDTGQGQAFLHAGGTTLVKELAPGEKLRVDTGCLVALDTSVDYTIEFVKGIKNKIFGGEGLFYASLTGPGTVWLQTLPFSRLADRVIAAAPSQGGNRKGEGSVLGGIGDLIGGN; encoded by the coding sequence ATGCCCACCAGCCCCGACATCATCGACTACACCATCATCGGCGACGACATGCAGGCCGTCATCGTCACGCTCGATCCGGGCGAGGCCATGGTCGCCGAGGCCGGCGCCATGATGTATCTTGAGCCCGACATCGAGATGGCCACCCAGCTCTCGATGAAGGAGGGCGGCGGGTTGCTTGGTAAGCTCTTCGAGGCCGGCAAGCGGACGGTCACCGGCGAGAGCTTCTTCATCACGTTCTTCCACAACCACGGCTCGCAGCGGCGCGACTGCGCGTTCGCCGCGCCCTATCCTGGCCACGTCGTGCCCATCGAATTGGGCGAGCACGGCGGCACGCTCATCTGCCAGAAGGACGCCTTCCTCTGCGCCGCCCGCGGCGTCAACGTCGACATCGCCTTCCAGAAGCGCATCGGCGTGGGCTTCTTCGGCGGCGAGGGCTTCATCATGCAGAAGCTCAGCAGCGACACCGGCCAGGGCCAGGCCTTCCTGCACGCCGGCGGTACGACGCTCGTCAAGGAGCTCGCCCCGGGCGAGAAGCTGCGCGTCGACACAGGCTGCCTCGTAGCGCTCGACACCAGCGTCGACTACACGATCGAGTTCGTCAAGGGCATCAAGAACAAGATCTTCGGCGGCGAGGGCCTCTTCTACGCGTCGCTCACCGGCCCGGGCACGGTGTGGCTCCAGACCCTGCCCTTCAGCCGCCTGGCCGACCGCGTCATCGCCGCTGCGCCATCACAGGGCGGCAACCGCAAGGGCGAGGGCAGCGTGCTGGGGGGCATCGGCGACCTCATCGGGGGCAATTGA
- a CDS encoding AraC family transcriptional regulator produces MTFSDTPPADGSQHNCLMVGSARWQHGRFRLPIESPDFRDTGPIVWPTVVFAREPVTIAQADADPVIADANTVMVYNAHAIYTREAISVRGDRCEWFSVSPATAIEVARGLGLDGDDPTSLFAFTHTPCDATLFRDQRKLANDLTSEAASSDPIAVDETVLRLFERAIEPGRSATQRRSSAAREPTRRAHRCLAEDAKYVLALRFAERLTLDTLADELDCSPFHLARTFRRWTGQTIHQYLTRLRLAAAMDLMEQGLPLREIALRTGFCRHSHFTKAFHDHVGMTPSNWRQAATQHSLHDHRDRS; encoded by the coding sequence ATGACGTTCTCGGACACGCCTCCGGCGGACGGCAGCCAGCACAACTGCCTCATGGTCGGCTCGGCCCGCTGGCAGCACGGGCGGTTCCGCCTCCCCATCGAGTCGCCCGACTTTCGCGACACCGGCCCGATCGTGTGGCCGACGGTGGTGTTCGCACGCGAGCCCGTCACGATCGCGCAGGCCGATGCCGACCCGGTCATCGCCGACGCCAACACCGTCATGGTCTACAACGCACACGCGATCTACACGCGGGAGGCCATCTCGGTGCGCGGCGACCGCTGCGAGTGGTTCAGCGTGAGTCCAGCCACCGCGATCGAGGTGGCGCGAGGCCTCGGACTCGACGGCGATGATCCGACGTCGCTGTTTGCGTTCACCCACACGCCGTGCGATGCGACGCTCTTCCGCGATCAGCGCAAACTGGCCAACGACCTCACCAGCGAAGCCGCCAGCAGCGATCCGATCGCCGTGGACGAGACCGTGCTCCGTCTCTTCGAGCGAGCCATCGAGCCCGGACGCTCCGCCACGCAGCGCCGATCGTCGGCGGCCCGCGAGCCCACGCGTCGCGCCCACCGGTGCCTCGCCGAGGACGCCAAGTACGTCCTCGCGCTGCGATTCGCCGAACGCCTGACGCTCGATACGCTTGCGGACGAGCTGGACTGCTCGCCCTTCCACCTCGCCCGCACGTTCCGCCGCTGGACGGGCCAGACGATCCACCAGTACCTCACGCGGCTGCGCCTGGCGGCGGCAATGGACCTGATGGAGCAAGGCCTCCCACTCCGCGAGATCGCCCTGCGCACCGGCTTCTGCCGCCACAGCCACTTTACCAAGGCCTTCCACGACCACGTCGGCATGACGCCCAGCAATTGGCGGCAGGCAGCCACCCAACATTCGCTTCACGACCACCGCGATCGGTCTTGA